From Nocardioides daedukensis, the proteins below share one genomic window:
- a CDS encoding helix-turn-helix domain-containing protein, whose translation MTGAAAKDAASRGDAAGDVVPQALNLPGSAVWMLKSLETQVRPVAERIAHKIQTSTSAPDEPRDVSLHQLILTATHNAMRLFLDRALDRPTSPSLVDDHFRRLGYRQAARGRNHEVIDGAVAIALSEVWDELRVRAAENELSASALNSLSEALTGFVAHLEGQVRIGFATGSAERDQDQGVARARLLDHLLAGADDDEIETQAAIAQWPVPALVTVLAVQPAAGAALEAAMAGPDALARTGRSPMVVLCASERAAAVIDALKALSPAPRVVACWPVPAADVPSAWVWVNRALALVDAGIIPARPVIECLRHRSEIWLHAEPVLRRQLAQELLEPLFNETPNSRDILSETLLVWLETRDSAPAIAARLGVHPQTVRYRWKRINELFGEDLHDPEFVLQMTMLLKASVPMWIAGDQSDFERFRANEGG comes from the coding sequence GTGACCGGCGCGGCAGCCAAGGACGCCGCCTCCCGCGGAGACGCGGCGGGAGACGTGGTCCCCCAAGCCCTCAACCTGCCCGGCTCGGCCGTGTGGATGCTGAAGAGCCTCGAGACCCAGGTACGACCGGTTGCCGAGCGGATCGCCCACAAGATCCAGACCTCGACCAGTGCTCCCGACGAGCCGCGCGACGTGAGTCTGCACCAGCTGATCCTCACCGCCACCCACAACGCGATGCGACTGTTCCTCGACCGCGCCCTCGACCGGCCGACGTCCCCCTCCCTGGTCGACGACCACTTCCGCAGGCTGGGCTATCGGCAGGCGGCACGCGGTCGCAACCACGAGGTGATCGACGGCGCCGTGGCGATCGCGCTCTCCGAGGTCTGGGACGAGCTGCGCGTGCGTGCCGCGGAGAACGAGCTGTCCGCCAGTGCCCTCAACTCGCTGAGTGAGGCCTTGACCGGTTTCGTGGCACACCTCGAGGGTCAGGTGCGGATCGGCTTCGCCACCGGCTCAGCCGAGCGCGACCAGGACCAGGGCGTGGCACGGGCCCGCCTCCTGGATCATCTCCTGGCCGGTGCGGACGACGACGAGATCGAGACCCAGGCAGCCATCGCCCAGTGGCCCGTGCCTGCCCTGGTCACCGTGCTCGCCGTACAACCGGCTGCCGGCGCCGCGCTCGAGGCCGCCATGGCCGGGCCTGACGCCCTGGCCCGGACCGGTCGCTCACCGATGGTCGTCCTCTGCGCCTCCGAGCGCGCGGCAGCAGTGATCGACGCCCTGAAGGCACTCTCACCGGCGCCTCGGGTGGTGGCCTGCTGGCCCGTGCCGGCCGCCGACGTGCCGTCGGCCTGGGTGTGGGTCAACCGGGCCCTGGCGCTGGTCGATGCAGGCATCATCCCGGCCCGCCCGGTGATCGAGTGCCTACGGCATCGCTCGGAGATCTGGTTGCACGCCGAGCCAGTGCTCCGGCGCCAGCTGGCCCAGGAGCTTCTCGAGCCGCTCTTCAACGAAACCCCGAACTCGCGCGACATCCTCTCCGAGACGCTGCTGGTCTGGCTCGAGACACGCGACAGTGCGCCGGCCATCGCCGCCCGCCTGGGCGTCCACCCACAGACCGTGCGCTATCGCTGGAAGAGGATCAACGAGCTCTTCGGCGAGGACCTGCACGATCCGGAGTTCGTGCTGCAGATGACGATGCTGCTCAAGGCCAGCGTCCCGATGTGGATCGCCGGCGACCAGAGTGACTTCGAGCGCTTCCGGGCCAACGAGGGCGGATGA